The following coding sequences lie in one Rutidosis leptorrhynchoides isolate AG116_Rl617_1_P2 chromosome 6, CSIRO_AGI_Rlap_v1, whole genome shotgun sequence genomic window:
- the LOC139853048 gene encoding small ribosomal subunit protein eS17-like, with product MGRVRTKTVKKSSRVVIERYYSKMTLDFHTNKKILEEVAIIPSKRLRNKIAGFSTHLMKRIQKGPVRGISLKLQEEERERRMDFVPDESAIKTDRIEVDKETIDLLASLGMSELPGIVLKEDAPLVSASIPGAYGGGGGRGGFGGGAGRRY from the coding sequence ATGGGTCGCGTCCGTACCAAAACTGTGAAGAAATCCTCCCGCGTCGTCATCGAGCGTTACTACTCCAAAATGACGCTCGATTTCCACACAAACAAGAAGATTCTAGAAGAAGTTGCAATCATTCCATCAAAACGCCTCCGTAACAAGATCGCCGGATTTTCAACTCACTTGATGAAGAGGATCCAGAAAGGTCCGGTGAGAGGAATTTCATTGAAGTTACAAGAAGAAGAACGTGAACGCCGTATGGATTTCGTTCCtgatgaatctgcaattaagactgACCGAATTGAAGTTGATAAGGAAACAATTGATCTGCTTGCGTCACTTGGAATGAGCGAGTTGCCTGGAATTGTGCTCAAGGAAGATGCGCCGTTGGTTTCtgcttcgattcccggagcttatgGTGGTGGTGGCGGCCGTGGTGGATTTGGTGGTGGTGCTGGAAGGAGGTACTGA